GATCGGGATGGGCGTGCCCCAGAAGCGCTGGCGGCTGAGCAGCCAGTCACGCAGGCGGAAGTTGACGAACTTTTCGCCCGTGCCCTGTTTCTCCAGCATGTCGATCGCCGTCGGGATGGCCTCGGCCTTGGGCAGGCCGTCGAGCACGCCGGAGTTGATCAGGGTGCCTTCCCCGGCGGTGGCCTTCCCGGTCACCGCGGGGTCGTCCTCCCCCGTGTCCAGCACGGCGCGGACGGGCAGGTCGAAGGTCCTGGCAAAGTCGAGGTCGCGCTGGTCGTGGGCCGGGACCGCCATGATGGCGCCCGTGCCGTAGTCCGCCAGCACGTAGTCGGCCGCCCAGACGGGCAGCTTTTCGCCGTTCAGTGGGTTGACGGCGTAACGGCCGGTGAAGACGCCCGTCTTTTCGCGCTCGGTGGACTGCCGTTCGATTTCGGACAGCGCCTTGACCTGTTCGCGGTACGCGTCCAGGGCCGCGGCGTGCTCGTCCGTGACCAGCTCCACTGCCATCGGCGCATCTGCTGCAACCACGAAGAACGTGGCGCCGTAGAGGGTATCGGGGCGCGTGGTGAAGACGGTGACGTCCTTGGCCGGCTTATCGCCGGCGGCCTCGATCACGAAGTTGACGTGGGCGCCTTCGGACCGGCCGATCCAGTTCTTCTGCATGGCCAGGACACGCTCGGGCCAGTGGCCGCGCAGTTCGTCCATGTCGTCCAGCAGCCGGTCGGCGTAGTCGGTGATCTTGAAGTACCACTGGTTCAGGGACTTCTTGGTTACAGCGGTGCCGCAGCGCTCACAGGCCCCGTTGACCACCTGTTCGTTGGCCAGTACGGTCTGGTCCTTGGGGCACCAGTTGACCGGAGAATCCTTCCGGTACGCCAGGCCGCGTTCGTAGAAGCGCTTGAACAGCCACTGGGTCCACCGGTAGTACTCCGGGTCCGAGGTGTGCAGGCGCCGTGACCAGTCCGCCGAGATCGCATAGCGCTTGAAGGACGCCGCCTGGGTGTCGATGTTGGCGTAGGTCCACTCGCTGGGGTGCGCGTTGCGCTTGATGGCGGCGTTCTCGGCGGGCAAGCCGAAGGAGTCCCAGCCGATCGGGTGCAGGACGTCGTAGCCCTTCTGGCGCAGGTAGCGCGCCACGACGTCGCCCATGGCAAACGCCTCGGCGTGGCCCATGTGCAGGTCGCCTGAGGGGTAGGGGAACATGTCGAGGACGTAGCGGCGCTCGCGCGAGCCGTCGTCGACGGGTGTGAACACCTTGAGGTCTTCCCACACCTGCGGCCATTTGGCCTCCATCGCGGCGAAGCTGTAGGTGCCCTCCTCGGGACCTTCCGTCGCGACTGCTGCTGTTCCGGTCTCTGTCTCCGGCTGAACGCTCACTGCTGCCCTCTTCTGTTCTGTACCGCTTTTCGTACGGCCCGGGCTTGCTGTCCAGCCCCGGCCCCCTAATCCCCTGCTGCCGGCCCCGAAGGGCTCCAGACACACAAAAGCCCCTCGACATGGAGGGGCTGCCGCGCGGTAATCCGAGTAGGTCCGGGATACCGGGCGGCTAGCTAAGCAGAAGGATCGCACGCATAGAACTACTTTAGCGCACCTCTACCATCAGCTAAACGTAAGTCGCCACGAGCGGCTGAATAGCTGACGGATAGGTTGATGGCAGCCGCACCTCGCCCGGGTGTGGTGGGCACCGCGAAGCGGGCGGGGCAGGTGCGGCTGCCATCAACGACAGGTCAGACTATTTCACGTCCTCGTCGACCCAGTCCATGGACTTCGTGACGGCCTTCTTCCAGAGGCGCATCTGGCGGTCCCGCTCGGCGTCGTCCATCTGCGGTTCCCAGCGCTTGTCCTCGGACCAGTTGGCCGAGCACTCCCCTAGGTCCTTCCAGAAGCCGACGGCCAGGCCGGCAGCGTAGGCGGCACCGAGGGCGGTGGTTTCCACAACCTTCGGCCGGATCACCGGAACGCCCAGGATGTCCGCCTGGAACTGCATCAGGGCGTCGTTGGCAACCATGCCGCCGTCGACCTTCAACTCAGTCAGCGGAACACCGGAGTCCGCGTTGACGGCGTCGAGCACCTCACGGGTCTGGAAGGCCGTGGCCTCCAGCGCCGCACGGGCGATGTGGTTCTTGTTCACGAAGCGGGTCAGGCCAACGATCGCGCCGCGGGCATCGGACCGCCAGTACGGCGCGAAGAGGCCGGAGAACGCCGGCACGATGTAGACGCCGCCGTTGTCCTTGACCGAGGCCGCGAGCGTCTCCACCTCCGGGGCACTGCTGATCAGGCCGAGGTTGTCCCGCAGCCACTGGATCAGGGATCCGGTGACGGCGATCGAGCCTTCCAGGGCGTAGTGCGGAGCAGCATCCCCCAGCTTGTAGCCCACGGTGGTCAGCAGTCCGTTCTTGGAATGGACGATCTCCTCGCCGGTGTTGAAGATCAGGAAGCAGCCCGTTCCGTACGTGTTCTTGGCTTCGCCGGCATCAAATGCCGCCTGGCCGAACGTGGCTGCCTGCTGGTCGCCGAGGATGCCGGCAACCGGCACTTCCCGGAGCAACTGCGAGGTGTGGACGGTTCCGTACACCTCGGAGGAGGACTTGATTGCGGGCATCATTGACGCGGGAACACCGAAGGCGTCAAGGATCTCCTGGTCCCAGGACAGCGTGTCCAGGTCCATGAACATGGTCCGGGAGGCGTTGGTGACGTCCGTGACGTGCACGCCGCCATCCACTCCGCCGGTGAGGTTCCACAGCACCCAGCAGTCAGTGTTGCCAAAGACCAGATCACCGGCTTCGGCCTTGGCACGGGCGCCTTCCACGTTATCCAGGATCCATTTGATCTTGGTGCCGGAGAAGTACGTGGCCAGCGGCAGGCCCACCTTCTGTTTGAAGCGCTCCGGTCCGCCGTCCTTGGCCAGTTCATCCACGATGTCCTGCGTCCGGGTGTCCTGCCAGACGATGGCGTTGTAGATCGCCTTGCCCGTTGTCTTATCCCACACGACGGCGGTTTCGCGCTGGTTGGTGATGCCGACGGCGGCGATGTCGTGCCGGGTCAGGTTCGCTTTGGAAAGCGCCGAGGCAATGACCTCGCGGGTGTTGTTCCAGATTTCGGCGGGGTCGTGCTCCACCCAGCCGGCCTGCGGAAAGATCTGCTCGTGTTCCATCTGGCCGGAGGAGACGATGCTGCCGCTGTGGTCGAAGACGATGGCGCGCGTGCTGGTGGTGCCCTGGTCGATGGCGATTACGTACTGGTTCATGTTGACGTCCTTGTCTGTTGTCTGAAGGGCTTGACGGGGTTGTTGAAACGCGGGCGGATCAGGAAGCTGCCGAGGCGATGATCGGCACTACAGCTGCGACAGCGCCGGCCAGGGTACCGCCTACCAGCGGCCCGACGACCGGGATCCAGGAGTAGCTCCAGTCGCTGGAACCCTTGCCCTTGATGGGGAGCAGAGCGTGCGCAATGCGGGGACCAAGGTCACGGGCGGGGTTGATGGCGTAGCCGGTGGGACCGCCGAGGGACACGCCGATGCCCACGACGAGCAGGGCCACAGCGAGCGGGCCGAGGCCCGAGGGGGTGCCGCCGAACGTCAGGATGACGAAGACGAGCACGAACGTGCCGATGATCTCGGTGATCAGGTTCCAGGGGGTGGAGCGGATGGCAGGGCCGGTGGAGAACACGGCGAGCTTGCTGGCGGGTTCCGGTTCGGCGTCAAAGTGCTGCTTGTGGGCCAGCCACATGACGACTGCGCCCAGGAACGCGCCCAGGAGTTCTCCGCCGAAGTAGGTCAGTGTGGATGCGAAGTCGACGGGCACCCCGGGCGCATATTCGCTTTTCCCGTTCACCAGCAGGCCGAGAGTCACGGCAGGATTGATGTGTGCGCCGGACTTTACCGCCACATAGACGCCGGCGAAGACCGCGATGCCCCACCCCCACGTGACCATTAGGAATCCGCCGTTGTTGCCCTTGGTGCCTTTGAGCGCAACGTTTGCCACAACGCCGCAACCCAGCAGGGTGAGCATTGCGGTTCCGAATACTTCGGAAAGGAAAACAATTCCAAGAGACATCTTTGACTCCTCTATTTTCTGTTGTCAGCCCCTCGCGATTTGAAGGGCTGTTGGGCCGGCAACGTTGTTGCGTTGCCGGCCGGCTGCTGCGCTGGCTGCTCCTCCAGCGGGACTGCGCAGCCCTTGCGCCCGGGCAATTCCTCCCCGGGCACGCAAGCTTTCTAAGCGACCAGGCTGTGGACCTGGACGCCGTGGAAGCGTTCAAGCACCTCCTGGGCATGGTGGATTTCGGCTGCCCTGGCAGCGGCGTCCCATTCCAGCGGGGCAGCGAGGACGTCTGCCACCTCGTTGAGGAGTTCGCCGGTCACCAGCCCGCGGAAGGCCAGCGAGGTGCGCCGGATCAGCACGTCGATGAGGTGCCCCACTTGTTCGTTCCGGGCCATGAATTCCAGTTCGCGGACACTGAGTTCACGGGTGGAGTGCAGGAGCCGGTCCGGGCCCGCGTCGAGGTAGCGCAGCACCTCTTCGGCGCGGGTGCCGTATCGGGTCAGCAATCCGGAGATCCGGTCAGCGTCGCGGCCGGCGGACATGTGGGCCTTGATCCACTGCTGGACTCCGGCCTGGCTGTCCGGGAAGCCGGCTCCGCCGCCAATGGCGAGTTTCGCCGTCGAGACTTTCCGGTCCATGCCCAGTTCCTTGAGCACGTCGTTTGTGAGGTGTTCGGCCAGCGCCCGGAATGTTGTCCATTTGCCGCCCACCAGGCTGAGTACGACGGCGCCGCTGCCGCCGGATGCCGCTTCCTGGCCGCCGGCACTGCGTTCGATGCGGTAGTCGCGGCTGACGAAGCCGGGCTGGGTGGCGTCGTGCCTGGGCAGCGGGCGAACGCCGGCGAAGGTGTAGACGATCTGGTCCCTATGCACTGCGACGTCCGGGAAGACGTGGCCGATCAGGTCGAAGAAGTAGTCGATCTCGTCGTCGGTGCACACGGCGTCCTCGGCCATGTCCGCGTCCACGTCGGTGGTCCCCACGAGGACACGGTCGCCCATCGGGTAGATGAGCACGATCCTGCCGTCCGTGTGCTCGAAGAAGATCTCGCGGCCGTTGCAGGCTTCGAGGAGGCCGGGGTGGTCCAGCACGATATGCGAGCCCTTGGTGCCGCCCATGAACATCGACGCGGCGCCCATGGCCTCATTGGTCAGGTCCACCCACGCCCCCGTGGTGTTGACGATGACGTCCGCCGTGAAGTCGAACACCTCTCCGGTCAGTTCATCGCGCAGCTGGACAGTGCTGCCGCCGGTGGGCCCGGCTGACGTGCCGGCCGCTCCGCCCATGGCGACGAGCGAGAGGTAGTTGCTGGCCCGCGCGTCGCTCTGCCCGCTGGCGCCGGCCTTCTCGCCGTCCTGGAGCACGTCAAGGGTGAGGCGCTCTGGGTTGTGGACCGAGGCATCGAAGTACGTGGCCGCGTATTTGATGCCGGGGTGCAGCCGTGGCAGCTCCGCCAGGGCGCGCTTCCTGCCGCGGAACTGGTGGCGCGGAACGGTGCCCCCGTCGCGGGAAAAGAAGTCGTACATGCTAAGCCCGACCTTGATGAGGAAAGCTCCGCGTTCCTTCGGCTTGCCCTGCTGCTTGTGGGTCAGGAACCGCAGGGGCGCGGACAGCACACCCGAGAAAGTGCTGAAGATAGGGATGGTGGTCTGGAGCGGCTTGACGTAGTGGGGAGCGATGCGCAGGAGCCTGTTGCGTTCGACGACGGACTCCTGGACCAGCCGGAACTCGCCGTTTTCCAGGTATCGGATTCCACCGTGGATCATGTGCGACGATGCACCGCTGGCCCCCTGGCAGTAATCCCCGCGTTCAACGAGCGCAACGTCCACGCCCTGCAGTGCCAGGTCGCGGAAGGTGCCGACTCCGTTGATCCCGCCGCCGATAATCAGGACTTGGGCGCGGGGCCGCTTGCGCAGGCTCTGCACTGATGACCGCTGGCGGCTGGTAGCCGGATGGCCGGATGAATCGTTGGTTCCCAAATCTGCTCCTTCGGGTTTGGTCCTGTGCGGCGCACCTCACAGCGCGGCGCCGTTCATCACTATTCTTTGGAGTAATGGAAAATGGAGTCAAGCACTATGCACAAACGTGCAGAACGGAAGCCGAATGCCGCGCTCACGCCACTCAGAAGCCCTCAGGGCTGCACAACTGTATTACCTCCAGGACCTCACGATGGACGCCATAGCCAGAGAGCTCAGGACGTCCAGATCCACGGTTTCCCGCCTTCTTTCCGCTGCCCGGGAGACCGGCCTGGTCCAGATCCAGATCCGCAATCCGCTCGACACCGGGCCGGAACTGGAAAACATGATCCGCACCCAATACCGGGTGGATGTCCACGTCGTCCCGGTGCTGGACACCCTTAATGAAGCGGAAACCCTTGACAGGGTGGCCATGCAGGCTGCAAGGACGATCGGGCCGCTGGTTGACTCCAACGCCATCATCGGCGTCGCCTGGGGATCCACCCTTAGCGCCGTCAGCAGGCACCTCACCCGCAAGATCACCCACGACAGCGTGATCGTCCAGCTCAACGGCGCCGGCAACATGCAGACCACCGGCATTACCTACGCCAGCGACATCATGCGCAGGTTCGGCAGTGCCTACGGTGCACGCGTTGAACAGTTTCCCGTTCCTGCCTTCTTCGACCACGCAGCCACCAAAACCGCCATGTGGAATGAACGCAGCGTCCAGCGCATCCTTGAGCTGCAGTCGCGCATGAGCATTGCCATCTTCGGCGTGGGGTCGGTGGACGCCGACTACCCGAGCCACGTCTATGCCGGCGGATACCTCGACGAAGACGACCTGAATATTCTGGCGAACTCCGACGTGGTGGGTGACGTAGCCACCGTGTTTTTCCGCGGGGACGGATCCTCTGACGGCATCACGCTCAATGAGAGGTCCACCGGCCCCGCCCTGGCGCAGCTGCGGCAGGTCAGGCGGCGGATCTGCGTTGTGTCAGGGGCCTCGAAGATCAACGGATTGCGCGGCGCGCTCGCCGCCGGCCTGGCAACGGACCTGATCCTCGATGAGGCCACCGCCCGCCGCCTGGTCAGCTTTGACGGACTGTCCTGAGGCCTGCTGCCAGTCCCGCCCGGCCTGTCCCGGGGAGCGGACGGCGCCGAGTCGGTAGAGTCAGTCCTATGAAGAACTCGCCCCGACTAAGCCTCAACAACGGTGTGCTGATCGACCAACTGGGCTTCGGGCTCTATAAGGTTCCCCCTGCAGACGCCGCCGGCCTGGTAACCATGGCCCTCGAGGCCGGCTACCGTCACTTCGACACTGCCGCCATGTACGGGAATGAAACCGGGGTAGGCAAGGCCATCGGTGCGCTTGCCGGGTTCGCGGGCGGCGGTCCGGCCGGAGGCTCCGGCGAGGCAGCACCGTCGCTTTCCCGCGAGGACCTCTTCGTCACCACGAAGGTGTGGAACGACGACCATGGCTACGACGCCACCATGCGGGCCTTTGACACGTCCATGTCCAACCTCGGCATGGAATATGTTGACCTGTACCTCATCCACTGGCCATGCGCCCGCCGCGGGCTTTTCACGGAAAGCTACCGGGCCATGGAGACCCTCTACCGCGAGGGCAGGATCCGGGCCATCGGGGTGTCCAACTTCCAGCCCGCCCACCTGGAGCACCTGCTGGAGACCGCCGAAGTCGTCCCTGCAGTGAACCAGATCGAACTCCACCCCTGGCTGCAGCAGGACGAACTCCGCCAGTTGCACGACCGGCTAGGCATCCGCACCGAGGCCTGGAGCCCGCTGGGCCGGGGCCAGGTGCTTGCGGATCCGGTAGTCCTCGAGCTGGCAGCAGCGCACCGCCGGAGCGCGGCGCAGATCATCCTGAGATGGCACGTGCAGCTCGGCAACGTGGTGATCCCGAAAGCCAGTTCCTATGCCCGGATCAGGGAAAACCTGGACGTCTTCGGGTTCACCCTGGACCCGGCGGAGATGGCCGCCCTCGCCGCCCTGGAACGCGGCCACCGCACCGGCTCCAACCCTGACGACGTCAACTAGGATTCGACACCATGGAACAAGTGGACATGGGACCGGCGCAGGCCCCGCCCCTCTTCAGCGGGCAACTGGACGCCCGGACGCGGGCTGCCAGCGTGGACCTGCACGGCTGCAATGTGGACTACTGGGTCTATGAACCTGTCAGCGTGACGGCCGAGACCCGTACCATGCTGGTGGTCCACGGATTCCGGGGCGACCACCACGGCC
Above is a window of Arthrobacter sp. FB24 DNA encoding:
- the leuS gene encoding leucine--tRNA ligase, whose amino-acid sequence is MSVQPETETGTAAVATEGPEEGTYSFAAMEAKWPQVWEDLKVFTPVDDGSRERRYVLDMFPYPSGDLHMGHAEAFAMGDVVARYLRQKGYDVLHPIGWDSFGLPAENAAIKRNAHPSEWTYANIDTQAASFKRYAISADWSRRLHTSDPEYYRWTQWLFKRFYERGLAYRKDSPVNWCPKDQTVLANEQVVNGACERCGTAVTKKSLNQWYFKITDYADRLLDDMDELRGHWPERVLAMQKNWIGRSEGAHVNFVIEAAGDKPAKDVTVFTTRPDTLYGATFFVVAADAPMAVELVTDEHAAALDAYREQVKALSEIERQSTEREKTGVFTGRYAVNPLNGEKLPVWAADYVLADYGTGAIMAVPAHDQRDLDFARTFDLPVRAVLDTGEDDPAVTGKATAGEGTLINSGVLDGLPKAEAIPTAIDMLEKQGTGEKFVNFRLRDWLLSRQRFWGTPIPIIHCPACGEVPVPDDQLPVTLPADLRGEDLSPKGTSPLAAAEAWVNVECPNCHGPAKRDTDTMDTFVDSSWYFLRFVSPQYTEGPFDPKKINDWMPVGQYVGGVEHAILHLLYARFFTKVIHDLGMIDADEPFSALLNQGQVLNGGKAMSKSLGNGVDLGEQLDKYGVDAVRLTMIFASPPEDDVDWADVSPSGSAKFLARAWRLAQDVSSAPGADAAQGDRALRSVTHRTIADAAALLDSNKFNVVVAKLMELVNATRKTIDAASGAGGADPAVREAAEAVAVILSLFAPYTAEDMWNVLGHPASVANAGWPSHDEALLVQDTVTAVVQVQGKVRDRLEVSPEIGEDELRELALASENVQRALDGRGIRTVIVRAPKLVNIVPA
- the glpK gene encoding glycerol kinase GlpK, which encodes MNQYVIAIDQGTTSTRAIVFDHSGSIVSSGQMEHEQIFPQAGWVEHDPAEIWNNTREVIASALSKANLTRHDIAAVGITNQRETAVVWDKTTGKAIYNAIVWQDTRTQDIVDELAKDGGPERFKQKVGLPLATYFSGTKIKWILDNVEGARAKAEAGDLVFGNTDCWVLWNLTGGVDGGVHVTDVTNASRTMFMDLDTLSWDQEILDAFGVPASMMPAIKSSSEVYGTVHTSQLLREVPVAGILGDQQAATFGQAAFDAGEAKNTYGTGCFLIFNTGEEIVHSKNGLLTTVGYKLGDAAPHYALEGSIAVTGSLIQWLRDNLGLISSAPEVETLAASVKDNGGVYIVPAFSGLFAPYWRSDARGAIVGLTRFVNKNHIARAALEATAFQTREVLDAVNADSGVPLTELKVDGGMVANDALMQFQADILGVPVIRPKVVETTALGAAYAAGLAVGFWKDLGECSANWSEDKRWEPQMDDAERDRQMRLWKKAVTKSMDWVDEDVK
- a CDS encoding MIP/aquaporin family protein, encoding MSLGIVFLSEVFGTAMLTLLGCGVVANVALKGTKGNNGGFLMVTWGWGIAVFAGVYVAVKSGAHINPAVTLGLLVNGKSEYAPGVPVDFASTLTYFGGELLGAFLGAVVMWLAHKQHFDAEPEPASKLAVFSTGPAIRSTPWNLITEIIGTFVLVFVILTFGGTPSGLGPLAVALLVVGIGVSLGGPTGYAINPARDLGPRIAHALLPIKGKGSSDWSYSWIPVVGPLVGGTLAGAVAAVVPIIASAAS
- a CDS encoding glycerol-3-phosphate dehydrogenase/oxidase → MGTNDSSGHPATSRQRSSVQSLRKRPRAQVLIIGGGINGVGTFRDLALQGVDVALVERGDYCQGASGASSHMIHGGIRYLENGEFRLVQESVVERNRLLRIAPHYVKPLQTTIPIFSTFSGVLSAPLRFLTHKQQGKPKERGAFLIKVGLSMYDFFSRDGGTVPRHQFRGRKRALAELPRLHPGIKYAATYFDASVHNPERLTLDVLQDGEKAGASGQSDARASNYLSLVAMGGAAGTSAGPTGGSTVQLRDELTGEVFDFTADVIVNTTGAWVDLTNEAMGAASMFMGGTKGSHIVLDHPGLLEACNGREIFFEHTDGRIVLIYPMGDRVLVGTTDVDADMAEDAVCTDDEIDYFFDLIGHVFPDVAVHRDQIVYTFAGVRPLPRHDATQPGFVSRDYRIERSAGGQEAASGGSGAVVLSLVGGKWTTFRALAEHLTNDVLKELGMDRKVSTAKLAIGGGAGFPDSQAGVQQWIKAHMSAGRDADRISGLLTRYGTRAEEVLRYLDAGPDRLLHSTRELSVRELEFMARNEQVGHLIDVLIRRTSLAFRGLVTGELLNEVADVLAAPLEWDAAARAAEIHHAQEVLERFHGVQVHSLVA
- a CDS encoding sugar-binding transcriptional regulator; amino-acid sequence: MPRSRHSEALRAAQLYYLQDLTMDAIARELRTSRSTVSRLLSAARETGLVQIQIRNPLDTGPELENMIRTQYRVDVHVVPVLDTLNEAETLDRVAMQAARTIGPLVDSNAIIGVAWGSTLSAVSRHLTRKITHDSVIVQLNGAGNMQTTGITYASDIMRRFGSAYGARVEQFPVPAFFDHAATKTAMWNERSVQRILELQSRMSIAIFGVGSVDADYPSHVYAGGYLDEDDLNILANSDVVGDVATVFFRGDGSSDGITLNERSTGPALAQLRQVRRRICVVSGASKINGLRGALAAGLATDLILDEATARRLVSFDGLS
- a CDS encoding aldo/keto reductase: MKNSPRLSLNNGVLIDQLGFGLYKVPPADAAGLVTMALEAGYRHFDTAAMYGNETGVGKAIGALAGFAGGGPAGGSGEAAPSLSREDLFVTTKVWNDDHGYDATMRAFDTSMSNLGMEYVDLYLIHWPCARRGLFTESYRAMETLYREGRIRAIGVSNFQPAHLEHLLETAEVVPAVNQIELHPWLQQDELRQLHDRLGIRTEAWSPLGRGQVLADPVVLELAAAHRRSAAQIILRWHVQLGNVVIPKASSYARIRENLDVFGFTLDPAEMAALAALERGHRTGSNPDDVN